A section of the Pseudomonas lini genome encodes:
- the phnN gene encoding phosphonate metabolism protein/1,5-bisphosphokinase (PRPP-forming) PhnN: MDGRLIYLMGPSGSGKDSLIEAAREPLRAGNCEVVRRVITRSAESVGEDAIEVSREEFERRRANGDFALSWQANGLSYGIPVRIEQWLADGRDVLINGSRGHLAEAQQRYPTLLPVLLTVKDEALRERLLRRGRESPAEIEARLRRNRLFMADDSIGDTQIRRLDNSGDLAGTVANLLKLLSLSATPDRI; the protein is encoded by the coding sequence ATGGATGGCAGGCTGATTTATTTAATGGGGCCTTCGGGATCCGGCAAGGACAGCCTCATCGAAGCCGCTCGCGAGCCGTTGCGCGCAGGTAATTGTGAAGTCGTGCGCCGCGTTATCACGCGGTCGGCAGAATCCGTGGGTGAAGACGCCATCGAGGTTTCCCGCGAAGAGTTCGAGCGACGCAGAGCCAATGGGGATTTTGCATTGTCGTGGCAAGCCAATGGGCTGAGTTACGGTATTCCAGTGCGCATAGAGCAATGGCTCGCGGACGGTCGCGATGTTTTGATCAACGGTTCTCGCGGGCACCTGGCAGAAGCGCAACAACGTTATCCCACGCTATTGCCGGTGCTGTTGACGGTCAAGGATGAAGCCCTGCGCGAGCGTCTGCTACGGCGGGGGCGTGAGAGCCCGGCAGAAATCGAAGCAAGACTGCGCCGTAACAGGCTGTTCATGGCTGACGATTCAATCGGTGATACGCAGATCCGCCGACTCGATAACTCCGGCGACCTTGCTGGCACCGTCGCCAATCTTCTGAAGCTGCTGAGCCTTAGCGCAACACCGGATCGAATTTGA
- a CDS encoding PA3371 family protein, whose product MSKSAAGFFILALLSGILHLSLVQDTVVTLPLIACGVFGALFVLALIAGRKIKFDPVLR is encoded by the coding sequence ATGTCCAAATCAGCCGCAGGATTTTTCATCCTCGCTTTACTGAGTGGCATCCTTCATCTGTCATTGGTTCAGGACACGGTCGTCACCCTGCCCCTGATTGCTTGCGGCGTATTCGGTGCACTGTTCGTGCTGGCGCTGATCGCCGGGCGCAAGATCAAATTCGATCCGGTGTTGCGCTAA